A genomic region of Candidatus Delongbacteria bacterium contains the following coding sequences:
- a CDS encoding AAA family ATPase: MARPPHQLADSYRIVGLKAENFMRLKAVEIAFDPAAHTAHLSGENGEGKTSVIQAIWTALGGAKVAPREPVHAGSDQAEIVLDMAPSDDARPDSPRRIRVTRTVTAEGGWGLKLWTPDKGSFPSPQAILDAFFNTLTFDPSEFIRMKPEGRSRVLIDMAGIGETIKELKKRRQSIYDERTDVNRDLKASESRLEALPMPAPNTPAVVSLTQLSSELEDARRVKKGNDATRQALVDLRHTHGEARAEVTRLEGELQAARDRVVQLVEDGRVAKAQVDALVDPDLTALVECLATAEETNERARAAARHREEEDNRARLQKETQDLTTRIDAVDDEIGQVILAAHFPIGGLSITDEGVVLYQGMPFEQASDAQRLEVSLAMGAAMHPKLRFLALREASMMTEKTRARVAAWAAEQGVLVLMELATSEQVGVHIVDGEVASGI, encoded by the coding sequence ATGGCCCGGCCTCCCCACCAGCTGGCGGACAGCTATCGCATCGTCGGTCTCAAGGCCGAGAACTTCATGCGCCTGAAGGCTGTGGAGATCGCCTTCGACCCGGCAGCCCACACGGCGCACCTCTCGGGCGAGAACGGCGAGGGCAAGACCAGCGTCATCCAGGCCATCTGGACGGCCCTGGGCGGCGCCAAGGTCGCGCCGCGCGAGCCCGTGCACGCGGGTTCGGATCAAGCGGAGATCGTCCTGGACATGGCGCCGTCGGACGATGCGCGCCCGGACAGCCCGCGGCGGATCCGCGTGACCCGCACGGTCACGGCGGAGGGCGGCTGGGGCCTCAAGCTTTGGACCCCGGACAAGGGGAGCTTCCCCAGCCCCCAAGCGATCCTGGACGCCTTCTTCAACACGCTGACTTTCGACCCCAGCGAGTTCATTCGCATGAAGCCGGAGGGCCGCAGCCGCGTCTTGATCGACATGGCCGGGATCGGCGAGACCATCAAGGAACTGAAGAAGCGACGCCAATCGATCTACGACGAGCGCACCGACGTGAACCGGGACCTCAAGGCCTCTGAGAGCCGGCTGGAAGCCCTGCCCATGCCGGCACCGAACACGCCGGCGGTGGTCAGTCTGACGCAGCTCTCAAGCGAGCTGGAAGACGCGCGACGGGTGAAGAAAGGCAACGACGCCACACGGCAGGCGCTGGTGGACCTGCGCCATACGCACGGCGAAGCCAGGGCGGAGGTGACACGCCTTGAAGGTGAGCTGCAAGCCGCGCGCGACCGTGTGGTCCAGCTGGTGGAGGACGGACGCGTGGCCAAGGCCCAGGTGGATGCGCTGGTGGACCCAGATCTGACGGCCCTTGTGGAGTGCCTGGCCACGGCGGAAGAGACGAACGAGCGGGCCCGCGCGGCGGCGCGCCACCGGGAAGAGGAGGACAACAGGGCACGTCTGCAGAAGGAGACCCAGGACCTGACGACCCGTATCGATGCCGTGGACGACGAGATCGGTCAGGTGATCCTGGCCGCGCACTTCCCCATCGGTGGCTTGTCCATCACGGACGAGGGCGTCGTGCTCTACCAGGGCATGCCCTTCGAGCAGGCCAGCGATGCCCAGCGCTTGGAGGTTTCCCTGGCCATGGGCGCGGCCATGCACCCGAAGCTCAGATTTCTGGCCCTGCGCGAGGCTTCCATGATGACTGAAAAGACCCGGGCGCGCGTGGCCGCCTGGGCGGCTGAACAGGGCGTACTGGTCCTGATGGAGCTCGCCACAAGCGAGCAGGTGGGCGTGCACATCGTGGACGGCGAGGTGGCGAGTGGGATCTGA
- a CDS encoding DEAD/DEAH box helicase family protein has protein sequence MIHVDSLLRLPMTDLPARAREKLERALSYANPAFVAARKRGIQAPREKVDGVWRPVPRRLDGFSLDAEQMWCAPRGAIALLKDLLVPWPGIEDRRAVHPLPGDALPPLLLALRPYQAAARTAMVQRQQGVLVIPAGGGKTVTALAALAVIGQRTLILVHTIDLLEQWRDEVEEHFGFVPGASAGSSAPIIVATVQGLARLAPDALSRELGSYGCLILDEGHHGPASTFDRVVNACPAKWRLALTATPEREDGLTPKLYHTFGPLLHETRQADLLAGGWLVPAVIHEIHTAFTFPYRGAGDWQALVEVLARDVARRSLVLDVLEALYQDEERVILVLSGRVEDHLEQLFQAARARGIEGELLAGKVKKDARRLIRRAVRAGQVRVLFASSVADEGLNIPELNTLLLTFPAKAEGRVEQRVGRVMRAAPGKTKGEVYDFIDSAVVHVENDSKPLLRQYAGRRAAYKKLLATIVKAQPAAQTPPLETAPIAVLAAPTIIVRPGGPTRFVVGLDPSFTHFALVAVDLATWWPLAMTTLVTAPSDRKLGLRKADDDGRRLEILALGIRDFLRAYPPALLCCETPSSGAQSAAALKGLAYAKALLVAAHVYHEVPTIWLLPGEIKERVGGGLTATKSRVADGVRAVRARDDRSWAGAGWDVTKERSEHQFDAAAAILAARGDDLFMAAIR, from the coding sequence ATGATCCACGTCGACAGCCTGCTGCGCCTGCCCATGACGGACCTGCCGGCCCGCGCCCGCGAGAAGCTTGAGCGGGCCCTGTCCTATGCGAACCCCGCCTTCGTGGCTGCCAGGAAGCGCGGGATCCAAGCGCCCAGGGAGAAGGTGGACGGTGTCTGGCGACCTGTGCCGCGGCGGCTGGACGGCTTCTCGTTGGACGCTGAGCAGATGTGGTGCGCGCCACGGGGAGCCATCGCCCTGCTGAAGGACCTGCTGGTTCCCTGGCCCGGCATCGAGGATCGGCGCGCTGTTCATCCCCTGCCCGGGGATGCACTCCCACCGTTGTTGCTCGCGCTGCGTCCTTATCAGGCAGCGGCCCGAACCGCCATGGTCCAGCGCCAGCAGGGCGTGCTGGTGATCCCCGCCGGCGGCGGCAAGACCGTGACGGCTCTCGCAGCCCTGGCTGTGATCGGACAGCGCACGCTCATCCTGGTTCACACCATCGACTTGCTGGAACAGTGGCGCGACGAGGTGGAGGAACACTTCGGCTTCGTCCCAGGCGCGAGCGCCGGATCCAGCGCGCCCATCATCGTGGCCACGGTGCAAGGCCTGGCGCGCCTGGCGCCGGACGCACTTTCACGCGAGCTCGGCTCCTACGGCTGCCTCATTCTGGACGAAGGCCACCACGGTCCGGCCAGCACCTTCGATCGCGTGGTGAACGCCTGCCCGGCCAAGTGGCGCTTGGCCCTGACGGCGACGCCAGAGCGCGAGGACGGGCTGACCCCCAAGCTCTACCACACCTTTGGACCCCTCCTGCACGAAACCCGCCAGGCAGACCTATTGGCGGGCGGCTGGCTGGTGCCAGCTGTCATCCACGAGATCCACACGGCCTTCACCTTCCCCTACCGCGGCGCTGGCGACTGGCAGGCCCTCGTGGAGGTGCTGGCCCGGGACGTGGCGCGCCGTAGCCTCGTCCTGGACGTGCTGGAAGCCCTCTATCAGGACGAGGAGCGCGTGATCCTGGTTTTGTCCGGCCGGGTGGAGGACCACCTGGAACAACTCTTCCAGGCGGCCCGGGCCCGGGGCATCGAGGGGGAACTGTTGGCCGGCAAGGTGAAGAAGGACGCGCGGCGCCTGATCCGGCGCGCGGTCCGGGCCGGCCAGGTGCGCGTGCTCTTCGCCAGTTCCGTGGCCGACGAAGGCCTCAACATTCCCGAGCTGAACACCTTGCTCCTCACCTTCCCGGCCAAGGCCGAGGGGCGCGTCGAGCAGCGCGTGGGCCGCGTGATGCGCGCGGCGCCGGGCAAGACGAAGGGCGAGGTCTACGACTTCATCGACAGCGCCGTTGTTCACGTGGAGAACGACTCGAAGCCATTGCTGCGCCAGTACGCCGGCAGGCGGGCCGCCTACAAGAAGCTCCTGGCGACAATTGTCAAGGCACAGCCGGCGGCGCAGACCCCGCCGCTTGAAACGGCGCCGATAGCCGTGTTGGCAGCCCCGACCATCATCGTGCGACCTGGTGGGCCCACCCGCTTCGTCGTCGGCCTGGATCCCTCCTTCACGCACTTCGCGCTGGTGGCCGTGGACCTGGCCACCTGGTGGCCCTTGGCCATGACGACCCTGGTGACGGCGCCTTCCGATCGCAAGCTGGGCCTGCGCAAGGCCGACGACGACGGCCGGCGCCTGGAGATCCTGGCCCTAGGCATCCGCGACTTCCTGAGAGCCTACCCGCCCGCGCTTCTCTGCTGCGAGACACCGTCCTCCGGCGCCCAGAGTGCCGCAGCCTTGAAAGGCCTGGCCTATGCCAAGGCCCTCTTGGTGGCCGCGCACGTGTACCACGAGGTGCCCACGATCTGGCTTCTGCCGGGCGAGATCAAGGAGCGCGTGGGCGGCGGCTTGACCGCGACAAAGTCGCGCGTGGCGGACGGTGTGCGCGCGGTTCGGGCGCGGGACGACCGGTCCTGGGCCGGGGCGGGCTGGGACGTGACGAAGGAGCGCAGCGAACACCAATTCGACGCCGCAGCGGCCATCCTGGCGGCGCGCGGCGACGACCTCTTCATGGCGGCTATCCGGTAG
- a CDS encoding CHC2 zinc finger domain-containing protein produces the protein MGHFQDVVEHLKRELTLDSLLPRAAQGKRTLCCPLPGHADKTPSFTHYRETNSWICWSHPGGRSAGSVLDYLMAERGVSFKEAVQIGADLLGIELKPPTEEEKVESAARRQREDVLTVLAQVCHGWLLGDSDLATRARSYLHDRGFTDELIRAQRVGLLDIQKLFQVRESHPWLAGFSEADFAAVGLRGEKGNVLFLGPRLAIPLLVRQRVTSFTFRALEPQDKRKYLHLPGPAGLYNEDALHHPGREVVLTEGIPDCWTLLEWDIPSLGCLGAEASKHAVRFARQRRVTLVWDNDATGRGRVLKSARALQAQMPDGDVCILHVPGEKDINDWARAGGTKEEFQALLKAAPDLIDYQIDLLPDVKGGGRLGREEQELLLAIIDALLALDDNLQSAYLKRISRRIDTPVKGLREMLKDRGAKRKEELLKSPPEDGGTQVSPRLLFKDTVPYVAALNFSITDKAVGNLGVWVTEVDEDGEIPVKFVVESRVDLGTPQVSIVRYASRAINDKKLTRFPDPDLPRWNLSKSIPNSVECFMHDPSANTPSTAELFLDIRALLKEFIWYPAEHEFDIIALWIMMTYVYPLFGTLGYLHFNGITGSGKSLSLNFIHQLAFNARKTTNITDSALFRLVHANRATAILDEAEKLSYPKPGTMEAAIRTTFLDSYKEGSSASRTNMDTGLVEIFDTYGPKCFGSINEIDHVFGNRCIVIRSLKKQKDVVLKDHAQNDREIKTRTALLRNRLHCWALTKFHLLHKIYTEDLMGALPDLYSREREIWLPLITLAHQVDRESGQDETCCLVDTLLKAQREKSTEQEERARRENLDILILQTLLQLITGEDRRVYELLSFPHEYSSAKLAEALHTELLEDGLWPFEKKLSANRLTNTLKTHHVISEEDVRRRVEGGKRSRSIRLLEAPLHDALRRLHGQEDDDMKPGPASLSEVAPNDAGISQAGQPGPGTTPDMDPLPF, from the coding sequence GTGGGCCACTTCCAGGATGTTGTCGAGCACCTCAAGCGCGAGCTGACCTTGGACTCGCTCTTGCCGCGGGCGGCTCAGGGAAAGCGAACCCTCTGCTGCCCCCTGCCGGGCCACGCCGACAAGACTCCCTCCTTCACCCACTACCGCGAAACCAACAGCTGGATCTGCTGGAGCCATCCGGGCGGGCGCTCTGCCGGCAGCGTGCTGGACTACCTGATGGCCGAACGGGGCGTGTCCTTCAAGGAGGCGGTGCAAATCGGCGCCGATCTCCTCGGCATCGAACTCAAGCCCCCAACGGAGGAGGAGAAGGTCGAGAGCGCAGCCCGCCGGCAGCGGGAGGATGTGCTGACCGTGCTGGCCCAGGTTTGCCATGGGTGGCTCCTGGGCGACAGCGACCTGGCGACCCGAGCACGGAGCTACCTGCACGACCGGGGCTTCACAGATGAGCTGATTCGCGCGCAGCGTGTGGGCCTCTTAGACATCCAGAAGCTCTTTCAGGTCAGGGAAAGCCATCCCTGGCTGGCGGGATTCAGCGAGGCGGACTTCGCAGCCGTAGGCCTGCGTGGCGAGAAAGGGAACGTCCTCTTCCTGGGTCCTCGGCTGGCCATTCCCCTGCTCGTCCGCCAGCGCGTGACGAGCTTCACCTTCCGTGCCCTGGAGCCCCAGGACAAGCGAAAGTACCTGCACCTGCCCGGGCCGGCCGGCCTCTACAATGAGGATGCTCTTCACCATCCGGGGCGCGAGGTCGTCCTCACCGAAGGCATCCCCGATTGCTGGACCCTCTTAGAGTGGGACATCCCATCCCTGGGTTGCCTGGGCGCGGAGGCCTCCAAACACGCGGTGCGCTTCGCCCGTCAGCGCCGCGTGACGCTGGTCTGGGACAACGATGCCACCGGCCGCGGCCGCGTTCTGAAATCGGCGCGGGCCCTCCAGGCCCAGATGCCGGACGGAGACGTGTGCATCCTGCACGTGCCGGGCGAGAAGGACATCAACGACTGGGCCCGGGCCGGCGGCACGAAGGAGGAATTCCAGGCGCTGCTGAAGGCCGCGCCGGACCTAATCGACTACCAGATCGACCTCCTGCCCGATGTGAAAGGTGGCGGCCGCCTGGGACGCGAAGAGCAGGAGCTGCTGCTGGCGATCATCGACGCCCTGCTGGCCCTGGACGACAACCTGCAGTCCGCGTACCTGAAGCGCATCAGTCGCCGCATCGACACGCCCGTCAAAGGCCTGCGCGAGATGCTGAAGGATCGCGGCGCCAAGCGAAAAGAGGAGCTGCTGAAGTCCCCGCCGGAGGATGGCGGGACGCAAGTGAGCCCCAGGCTTCTCTTCAAGGACACCGTGCCCTACGTCGCAGCATTGAACTTCAGCATCACGGACAAGGCCGTGGGCAACCTGGGCGTCTGGGTGACCGAAGTGGACGAGGATGGCGAGATCCCAGTCAAGTTCGTGGTGGAGTCTCGCGTCGACCTTGGGACTCCCCAGGTGTCCATCGTCCGCTACGCATCCCGAGCCATCAACGACAAGAAGCTCACGCGCTTCCCGGATCCGGACCTGCCTCGCTGGAACCTATCCAAATCCATCCCCAACAGTGTGGAGTGTTTCATGCACGACCCATCCGCCAACACGCCCAGCACGGCCGAGCTCTTCCTGGACATCCGTGCGCTCTTGAAGGAGTTCATCTGGTACCCGGCCGAGCACGAGTTCGACATAATCGCCCTCTGGATCATGATGACCTATGTCTACCCTCTCTTCGGGACCCTGGGCTACCTGCACTTCAACGGCATCACGGGATCCGGCAAGAGCCTCAGCCTGAACTTCATCCACCAGCTCGCCTTCAACGCGCGCAAGACCACCAACATCACCGACTCGGCCCTCTTCCGCCTGGTGCACGCCAATCGCGCGACGGCCATCCTGGACGAGGCCGAGAAGCTCAGCTACCCCAAGCCCGGCACCATGGAAGCCGCGATCCGCACGACCTTCCTCGATTCCTACAAGGAAGGGTCCAGCGCGAGCCGGACCAACATGGACACGGGCCTCGTGGAGATCTTCGACACTTATGGGCCCAAGTGCTTCGGGTCCATCAACGAGATCGACCATGTCTTCGGCAACCGCTGCATCGTCATCCGCAGCCTGAAGAAGCAGAAGGACGTGGTCCTAAAGGATCACGCCCAGAACGACCGTGAGATCAAGACCCGCACAGCGCTTCTGCGGAACCGCCTCCACTGCTGGGCGCTGACCAAATTCCATCTGCTGCACAAGATCTACACCGAGGACTTGATGGGCGCCCTGCCCGACCTCTACAGCCGCGAGCGGGAGATCTGGCTGCCCCTGATCACCCTCGCCCACCAGGTGGATCGGGAGTCAGGGCAGGACGAAACCTGCTGTCTGGTGGACACGCTGCTGAAGGCCCAGCGCGAGAAGTCGACGGAGCAGGAGGAGCGCGCGCGCCGCGAGAACCTGGACATCCTCATCCTGCAGACGCTACTGCAGTTGATCACGGGCGAGGACCGCCGCGTGTACGAGCTCTTGTCCTTCCCGCACGAGTATTCCTCAGCCAAGCTCGCCGAGGCCCTTCACACCGAGCTACTGGAAGACGGGCTCTGGCCCTTCGAAAAGAAACTCAGCGCCAACCGGTTGACGAACACGCTGAAGACCCACCACGTCATCAGCGAAGAGGACGTCCGCCGGCGCGTGGAGGGCGGCAAGCGGTCGCGCTCCATCCGGCTCTTGGAGGCGCCGCTGCATGACGCCCTCCGGCGCCTCCACGGGCAGGAGGACGACGACATGAAGCCTGGACCCGCCAGCCTCAGTGAGGTGGCCCCGAACGACGCGGGCATCTCCCAGGCCGGCCAACCCGGTCCCGGCACGACCCCCGACATGGACCCTCTCCCCTTCTAA
- the thyX gene encoding FAD-dependent thymidylate synthase — MRDDEKIQVGDIINRTISVLDDGFVRLIDYMGNDSSIVQAARVSYGAGTKHVSDDRSLIRYLMRHKHTTPFEMCELKLHVRVPMDCWRQWIRHRTANVNEYSTRYSIAIDSMHETRPSEWRSQSSGNRQGSEGNIAIEIGEQLSRSEVENHIACKAIYEERIGAGVAREQARKDLPLSTYTEAYWKIDLHNLFHFLSLRMNSSAQYEIRSYANVIGTQIVKHWVPMAWEAFLDYQINAIKLSAIEIEIMEMISDSRKTEVVNVMRNNGLLRQKDEKWVESSEASEFSKKLDRLGIKVPWKDDNAERLPE, encoded by the coding sequence ATGAGAGATGACGAAAAGATTCAGGTTGGTGATATCATCAACAGGACTATATCTGTTTTGGATGATGGATTTGTGCGGCTAATTGATTATATGGGAAACGATTCGTCAATTGTCCAAGCAGCGCGAGTATCATATGGCGCTGGAACCAAGCACGTGAGTGATGATAGAAGTCTAATTAGATATCTGATGCGGCATAAGCATACGACTCCATTCGAAATGTGTGAGTTGAAATTGCATGTTAGAGTGCCAATGGATTGTTGGCGTCAATGGATTAGACATAGAACGGCTAATGTTAACGAATATTCGACGCGGTATTCGATTGCCATAGATTCAATGCATGAAACTCGGCCAAGTGAATGGAGATCACAATCTTCGGGAAATCGTCAGGGAAGTGAAGGAAATATTGCGATCGAGATTGGAGAGCAATTAAGTCGTAGTGAAGTAGAGAATCACATTGCCTGCAAGGCGATTTATGAGGAGAGGATAGGCGCGGGTGTGGCACGTGAGCAGGCTCGAAAGGATTTACCGCTTTCTACATATACTGAAGCCTATTGGAAAATTGATTTGCACAATCTTTTTCATTTTTTGTCATTAAGGATGAACTCAAGTGCTCAATATGAAATAAGAAGCTATGCTAATGTTATTGGAACGCAAATAGTAAAGCATTGGGTTCCAATGGCATGGGAAGCATTCCTCGATTATCAAATTAATGCCATTAAGCTGTCTGCGATTGAGATTGAAATAATGGAAATGATTAGTGACAGTCGTAAGACTGAGGTGGTGAATGTTATGAGAAATAATGGACTTTTAAGACAAAAGGATGAAAAATGGGTTGAGAGCAGCGAAGCTAGTGAATTCTCGAAGAAGCTGGATAGGTTGGGAATAAAGGTACCATGGAAAGATGATAATGCGGAGCGTCTACCGGAATAA
- a CDS encoding PD-(D/E)XK nuclease family protein, translating into MTTPHTAPQVPYSPGTPLLDPAIPEGFVVHNEHWSFSRLDTYARCPLAYKARYLDPQIFGEEAWVPLANPISPAILGTLCHRTLELACTTLLAARHKGRLFRHQKLVLDSLTQAFQEHPEASGMLLEEAQAILVGYLKSGDFYADQILGLEWPFELVIEEPDGDIPIVGFIDRLEVTPEGVVRIKDYKTNRMLYTKDELRHSLQASLYEIAVRESEALAVTPDTPVDFEFVLLRHGIAQRTTRSASDLDLALHQVVTLVRRCEKSTRFEPHLNKYCAWCDHKTRCPLWREVAQRGLPQVQVNPGDLSAIAIEYDRLSSAAKILYGRKEELADLMKIHLIGHEQIETPTHFYRVTPANETTFTDPYQIVSLLARAYHRTNGEVLRRIGRLSKTEFDLVLKDAQGRLTTTAWKDLQDEIAPLIETMPNPKLQAYKRLVEEPGLQARKAPRPKAKRRIRV; encoded by the coding sequence ATGACAACGCCTCACACGGCGCCTCAGGTGCCCTATAGCCCAGGCACGCCCCTCCTCGACCCCGCCATCCCCGAGGGCTTCGTCGTCCACAACGAGCATTGGTCCTTCTCGCGCCTGGACACCTACGCCCGTTGCCCCCTGGCCTACAAGGCCCGCTACCTGGATCCCCAGATCTTCGGTGAGGAGGCCTGGGTGCCGCTGGCCAATCCCATCTCACCCGCAATCTTGGGTACTCTCTGCCACCGGACACTCGAGCTGGCGTGCACCACGCTGCTGGCCGCCAGGCACAAGGGCCGGCTCTTTCGCCACCAGAAGCTCGTCCTCGACAGCCTTACCCAGGCCTTTCAAGAACATCCGGAGGCCAGCGGCATGCTGCTGGAGGAAGCCCAGGCCATCCTGGTCGGGTATTTGAAGAGCGGCGACTTCTACGCCGACCAGATCCTCGGCCTCGAGTGGCCCTTCGAGCTGGTGATCGAGGAGCCCGATGGCGACATCCCCATCGTCGGCTTCATCGACCGCTTGGAGGTCACGCCGGAGGGCGTCGTGCGCATCAAGGACTACAAGACCAACCGCATGCTCTACACGAAGGACGAGCTCCGTCACTCCTTGCAAGCGTCGCTCTACGAGATCGCCGTGCGCGAATCCGAAGCCCTGGCCGTTACGCCGGACACGCCCGTCGATTTCGAGTTCGTCCTCCTTCGGCACGGCATCGCCCAGCGCACCACGCGCTCCGCGTCAGACCTCGACCTGGCGCTCCACCAGGTGGTCACGCTGGTGCGGCGCTGCGAGAAGAGCACGCGCTTCGAACCCCACCTGAACAAGTACTGCGCCTGGTGCGACCACAAAACCCGCTGCCCGCTTTGGCGCGAGGTGGCCCAGCGCGGCCTGCCCCAGGTCCAGGTGAATCCGGGCGACCTCTCGGCCATCGCCATCGAATACGACCGCCTGTCAAGTGCCGCCAAGATCCTCTACGGCCGGAAGGAAGAGCTGGCCGACCTCATGAAGATCCACCTCATCGGACACGAGCAGATCGAGACGCCCACGCACTTCTATCGCGTCACACCAGCGAACGAGACCACGTTCACCGACCCGTACCAGATCGTCAGCCTGCTGGCCCGCGCGTATCACCGCACCAACGGCGAAGTGCTGCGCCGTATTGGACGGCTCTCCAAGACCGAGTTCGATCTGGTGTTGAAGGATGCCCAGGGTCGGCTGACCACCACGGCCTGGAAGGACCTGCAGGACGAGATCGCGCCTCTCATCGAAACCATGCCCAACCCCAAGCTGCAGGCCTACAAGCGGCTGGTGGAGGAACCGGGGCTTCAGGCCCGGAAGGCGCCCCGGCCGAAGGCCAAGCGCAGGATCCGGGTGTGA
- a CDS encoding DNA cytosine methyltransferase, which produces MQNAESSFVGVDLFAGAGGMSLGAQMAGVYVALAIECDKHTAATYSFNHPDTTLVVDNIKNVNTINVSQKDKVSILFGGPPCQGFSTSNQRTRNRKNPTNWLFEEFIRIVHLWKPDWIVFENVKGIVETENGLFLNSVIGNLLTAGYSCNNGVLCASDFGVPQIRSRFFIIASRNGFKLEMPKATSRHPVTVRQALADLPILSNGASKCTSKYARVARSKYAREMRDDKTECTGNLVTKSADYIIERYKQIPQGGNWKNISEDLMANYTDRTRCHTGIYRRLSADKPSVVLGNYRKNMVVHPWENRGLSVREAARLQSFPDWYEFRGSIGFQQQQVGNAVPPLLAKSVFEAIVKFSASNNQKSMLNNK; this is translated from the coding sequence ATGCAAAACGCCGAGTCTAGTTTCGTCGGAGTCGATCTGTTTGCTGGTGCCGGTGGTATGTCGCTCGGCGCTCAGATGGCAGGTGTCTATGTCGCTTTAGCTATTGAATGTGATAAGCACACAGCAGCCACCTATTCCTTTAATCATCCTGATACGACACTAGTTGTTGATAACATAAAAAATGTTAACACAATCAACGTTTCTCAAAAGGACAAAGTATCAATTCTTTTTGGCGGTCCGCCATGCCAAGGGTTTTCGACCTCTAACCAGCGCACACGAAACCGCAAGAATCCCACGAATTGGTTATTTGAGGAATTCATTAGAATTGTGCATCTATGGAAGCCTGATTGGATTGTATTTGAAAATGTGAAGGGTATAGTTGAAACTGAAAACGGTCTATTCTTGAACTCTGTCATAGGCAATTTGTTGACAGCAGGTTATTCATGCAATAACGGAGTTCTTTGCGCATCTGATTTCGGCGTACCCCAAATTCGATCACGATTCTTCATTATTGCTTCACGTAATGGATTTAAATTAGAAATGCCTAAAGCTACATCAAGACATCCAGTTACTGTTCGTCAAGCGCTGGCTGATTTGCCCATTTTATCTAATGGCGCAAGTAAATGTACTTCTAAATATGCAAGAGTTGCACGATCTAAATACGCGCGCGAGATGAGAGATGACAAAACTGAATGCACTGGAAATTTAGTAACAAAGAGTGCTGATTATATAATAGAACGCTACAAACAGATTCCTCAGGGAGGAAACTGGAAAAATATCTCGGAAGATTTGATGGCAAACTATACTGATAGAACACGATGCCACACCGGCATTTATCGACGTTTAAGTGCAGACAAACCATCTGTTGTTTTGGGAAATTATAGAAAGAACATGGTCGTGCATCCATGGGAAAATCGCGGATTATCGGTACGAGAAGCAGCAAGGTTACAGTCTTTTCCTGATTGGTACGAGTTTCGCGGATCTATTGGATTTCAGCAGCAACAGGTAGGAAATGCAGTTCCGCCGCTGTTGGCTAAATCTGTTTTTGAAGCAATTGTAAAGTTCTCCGCTTCAAACAATCAGAAATCAATGCTCAATAACAAGTGA
- the vsr gene encoding DNA mismatch endonuclease Vsr: protein MDSLSKVQRSAQMARIRSKDTIPEVEIRKLIHGMGFRFRLHRRDLPGTPDLAFISRRKVIFVHGCFWHVHDGCKNAILPKSNVEFWQKKLSANHARDVRNLNLLHECGWDVLTIWECELADLECIRRKIKDFLVK, encoded by the coding sequence GTGGATTCGTTGAGCAAGGTACAGCGCAGTGCCCAAATGGCGAGGATAAGGAGTAAAGATACAATCCCTGAAGTTGAAATCCGAAAGCTGATTCATGGCATGGGATTCCGTTTCAGACTCCATCGCCGCGATCTGCCCGGAACGCCGGATCTGGCTTTCATCTCACGGCGAAAGGTTATTTTTGTCCACGGCTGCTTCTGGCATGTCCACGATGGATGCAAAAATGCCATTTTACCCAAATCCAACGTGGAGTTCTGGCAGAAGAAACTGTCTGCTAATCATGCGAGGGATGTTAGAAATTTGAATCTTCTGCATGAATGTGGCTGGGATGTTCTGACAATCTGGGAGTGTGAGCTGGCTGACCTGGAGTGCATTCGTCGAAAAATCAAGGACTTCCTGGTTAAATAG